A region of Vigna radiata var. radiata cultivar VC1973A chromosome 10, Vradiata_ver6, whole genome shotgun sequence DNA encodes the following proteins:
- the LOC106774498 gene encoding WAT1-related protein At3g02690, chloroplastic, producing the protein MASWWCSSPSATLSVPTTARRYSITSQFRIQTLTFPASSCRRSTAAPPSLRFRVPCSNKTALPDSPAPPPDEVDCVGTGQDVECLVNTEKTELETLSSSSSMPCLAEALWEWTVLVSPFFFWGTAMVAMKEVLPKYGPFFVSAFRLIPAGFLLVGFAASRGKSVPSSFNAWLSITLFALVDATCFQGFLAEGLQRTSAGLGSVIIDSQPLTVAVLAALLFGESIGVVGAAGLVLGVIGLVLLELPALSFDENNFSLWGSGEWWMLLAAQSMAVGTVMVRWVSKYSDSVMATGWHMIIGGLPLLLFSVLNADPAVSGSLKEYSSTDILALLYTSVFGSAVSYGVFFYSATKGSLTKLSSLTFLTPMFASIFGFLYLGETFSPVQLIGALITVAGIYMVNFRNTAE; encoded by the exons ATGGCGTCGTGGTGGTGCTCCTCCCCCTCCGCCACCCTCTCTGTACCCACCACCGCTCGCCGTTACTCCATCACTTCCCAGTTTCGCATCCAAACCCTCACATTCCCCGCTTCTTCCTGTCGTCGTTCCACCGCCGCTCCACCTTCTCTCCGATTTAGGGTTCCATGCTCCAACAAAACCGCCTTGCCGGATTCTCCGGCGCCGCCTCCGGACGAGGTGGATTGCGTGGGAACCGGACAAGACGTGGAGTGCCTCGTGAACACAGAAAAAACAGAATTGGAAACACTTTCATCTTCATCGTCGATGCCCTGTCTCGCAGAAGCGCTGTGGGAATGGACGGTGTTGGTTTCACCATTCTTCTTCTGGGGCACGGCCATGGTGGCCATGAAAGAGGTGCTTCCCAAATATGGACCGTTCTTCGTCTCCGCTTTTCGCCTCATTCCGGCGGGGTTTCTTCTCGTAGGTTTCGCGGCTTCGAGAGGAAAGTCTGTTCCTTCTAGCTTCAATGCTTGGCTTTCCATCACACTTTTCGCCCTCGTTGATGCCACTTGCTTTCAg GGTTTTCTCGCAGAAGGGTTGCAGAGGACTTCAGCTGGTTTAGGAAGC GTTATAATTGATTCACAGCCTTTGACAGTTGCTGTACTTGCGGCTTTATTATTTGGGGAGTCAATTGGAGTTGTAGGAGCTGCTGGGCTTGTACTTGGTGTCATTGGACTCGTACTACTCGAG CTACCCGCCCTATCATTTGATGAAAACAACTTCTCATTGTGGGGAAGTGGTGAGTGGTGGATGCTTCTTGCAGCTCAGAGTATGGCAGTTGGCACAGTCATGGTCCGGTGGGTCTCCAAGTACTCTGATTCTGTCATGGCAACTGGATGG CATATGATTATTGGTGGTCTCCCACTTCTGCTATTCTCAGTTCTTAACGCTGACCCTGCGGTGAGTGGGAGTCTCAAAGAGTACAGTTCAACTGACATATTGGCACTCCTCTATACATCTGTTTTTGGAAGTGCTGTGAGCTATGGCGTCTTCTTTTACAGTGCAACTAAAG GCAGCTTGACCAAGCTCAGTTCACTCACGTTTTTAACTCCAATGTTTGCTTCAATTTTTGG GTTTCTCTATCTTGGCGAGACCTTCTCTCCTGTACAACTAATTGGGGCCTTGATCACTGTGGCTGGAATATACATGGTTAACTTCAGAAACACTGCTGAATGA